One Thioclava sp. ES.031 genomic window, GAAGAGCGTCGCGCAAGAGCGCAGCTTCAGCGCATCGACCGGCCCCATGATCTCCTCGATGGGCGTGCCCGAATGGGCGAGCACCGCCTCGGAGGCCTCCACCAGACGCGCCCGCAACACGGGATCGGCGAGATAGTCCCGCGCCTCGGCGAGATCCGCGATCCCGTATTCCCGCGCGCGCGGAGAGCGGCCGAGCGAGGCCAGTTGCGGGAAGATCCACCAGATCCAATGGCTGGTCTTGCGCCCTTGGCGCAGCTCGCGCAGCGCGGTCGGATAGTCGCGGGATTGGGGGGCGTGGAAGCGTTGGGTCATGGGATGAGCCTAGCACGGTGCGCCGCGCGCGAGGAGGGGCCGGGCGCTTGTGCAGGAGAGCCGAGGGACGCGTCCGACCCGAGGGTGGGCGCAATCACGCCCGCCCTGGGGGCGGGGCGGGCGCGGCCCGGCCTAGGGGCCGGGCGTGTCAGCGTCAATTGTGGTTCGAGGAAAGGGGCGCAGTGATGAGAATCTCCGCAACCGGCGCTCTATCGCTACCAAGGTGTTTTCCGTTTTCTGCTCTTTCAAAGGCCAAATTGGCTGCTTCGAATGCGCTCTCAAGTGCGTTCTTCTCTGCATTTGAGAAAGCACCTTCGATGTAGGAAATTCGGATTCCCGATATTGGAGGGTTGGATACTCCTAGAACGAGTGGACAACTTACCTCCCATCCTGCCTCAAGGAATACCCTCTCAAGTCCTCTTGCTATCGTTGTCGCTTCAGATGAAGCCCCGTCACGGCACAGTGAGATTTTCGCGGGAGCTACAGCCAGAAATTTTGTAAGTGTTTCGGCCTGCAAGCGTGACAGCTTCTTAGGAAGGTTTTCTTCGAATGACTTCGCTAAGTTGCTAACCTTCTGTTCGAGCTCATACATTTTTTCAGCCGCCTCAGAGGGTGTCGCTCCGTCCAGTTTAGCCTGATAGTCCTCTAGGCGATCTCTTGCGAGCTTGAGTTGGGATTCGAGATTCTCAATTCGGTTTTTCTTCAAGTAGCTGACAGCTATCCAGACCAGTGTGGCGATCACTGCCGATGTCGTCATCCAGCCAACCGGATTCTCTTTAATCGGTTGGAAAACGTATTCGGCAATTACGTCAATCACCCCACACCTCACAAAACTCCCGCCACTCGCCTTTGCTCATGCCAGACGTCTCCTGCGTGATCTCCTCGCCCGCCAGACGGCGCTTCAGCAGCTCCACCGCCTTGCCCGACAGGTTCACCCCGCCCAGACGATAATCCTCGAAGGCCGAATAGGCCGCAGGCACCCAGTCACGCACGATGTCGCACATGGTCTCGGCATAGACGCGGATCTCATATTGCGCGTGGCTGTCGGCGCGCAGGCGCAGGAAGTGGAAGAGGTTGTGCAGGTCCACCTTCCAATACCATTGCGTGTAGATATTGGTGGGCAGGTTCATCCGCGCCAGTTCCCGCGCGAGGCCCTGTTTGCCCGCGTCCTCGTCGGGCGTCAGCATGTCCTCGTAATGGTCATAGGCGCGCATCGCGTCGTCGCGCAGGATGTCGAGCACGCGGGCGGCCTCGGCGCCTTCCAGCACCTGACCGCGGCCCTGATTGTTCTGGGTCGATTGCGCGGCCAGCTTGTCGGGCGCGGGGATGTAGAACTCGCGGTCGAGGATCGAGTAGCGCGCGGAGTATTCGTTGACGTTCGCGGTGCGGTGGCGGATCCACTGGCGCGCGACGAAGACCGGAAGTTTGACGTGGAACTTGACCTCGCACATCTCGAAGGGGGTCGAGTGCCAGTGCCGCATCAGGTAGCGGATCAGCCCGGTATCGTTGCTCACCGCCTTCGTGCCGCGGCCATAGGAGACGCGCGCAGCCTGACAGATCGCGGCATCGTCGCCCATATAGTCGATGACCCGGACCAGCCCGTGATCGAGCACCTCATGGGCGGTATAGAGGCGCTTCTCCATCCCCGGCGAGACCGCCCGTGCGGTCATTTGCGTCTCGGCGCGCTGTGCGTCGATCTCGGCTTGTTGTTCGGGGGTGAGCGCCATGATGTCCTCCGGATGTCTCGAATCGACCTCCACTATATATGCGATGGGCGGCTCTAGGAACCGCCATATCCTGTGGATAAGCCGGGGTGCTTGCCGCGGCTGCCTCAAGGGCTATCCTCCGGTTAACCGCAATCAGTTCCAAGGAAGCCTGTTCATGAAAATCGAATATCTGCACACGATGGTCCGCGTGCTCGACCTCGAGAAATCGAAAGCCTTCTACGAGCTTCTGGGTCTCAAGGAACGCCGCCGCATCGAAAACGACAAGGGCCGCTTCACGCTGGTCTTCATGTGCCCGCCCGAGCAGGACGACGGCACGGCGGATGTGGAGCTGACCTGGAACTGGGACGGCGATAGCGGGCTGCCCTCGGACAGCCGCCATTTCGGCCACCTCGCCTACCGCGTCGAGAACATCTACGAGATGTGCCAGCACCTGATGGACAACGGCGTGACGATCAACCGCCCGCCGCGCGACGGTCACATGGCCTTCGTGCGCTCGCCCGACAATATCTCGATCGAGCTGCTGCAGATGGGGGAGCCGCTGCCGATCCAGGAGCCGTGGTCGAGCATGGAGAACACCGGCAGCTGGTGATCACTTACGGAAGTGATCCTTGAGCTTGTCGAAGGGGCTGCGGGTTTCCGTGGCCTCTTTCTTTTGCGGCGCGGGCTGCGGGGCGTCTTGCGGGGCAGGGGTGTCGGCTTTCGCGGGGGCTTTCGTCCCGGTCGAAGAGCGCGGCGGCGCGACCCGGAGGCTCACCGCATTGAGGAATTTCGACCCGTCGCCCGCCGCCAGCGCAGGCGCCCCGTCCGAGATCCCGCGCAGCAGATCGTCGAGCATCTCCTGCTCCGCCTTCGGGAAATCGTTGAGCACATAGCCCGCCACGCGATCCTTGTGCCCCGGATGGCCGATGCCCAGCCGCACCCGCGCATAGTCGGGGCTCATATGCTGATGGATCGAACGCAGCCCGTTGTGCCCCGCATGACCGCCACCCTGCTTGAGGCGGCACTTGCCGGGGGCGAGGTCCAGCTCGTCATGGAAGACGGTGATGTCGGAGACGTCGACCTTGTAGAAATCGGCGGCCGCGCGCACGGATTGGCCGGACAGGTTCATGAAGGTCTCGGG contains:
- a CDS encoding DUF1810 domain-containing protein encodes the protein MTQRFHAPQSRDYPTALRELRQGRKTSHWIWWIFPQLASLGRSPRAREYGIADLAEARDYLADPVLRARLVEASEAVLAHSGTPIEEIMGPVDALKLRSCATLFEAASKKKEPVFTRLLETFYEGERCPLTLDAL
- the thyX gene encoding FAD-dependent thymidylate synthase translates to MALTPEQQAEIDAQRAETQMTARAVSPGMEKRLYTAHEVLDHGLVRVIDYMGDDAAICQAARVSYGRGTKAVSNDTGLIRYLMRHWHSTPFEMCEVKFHVKLPVFVARQWIRHRTANVNEYSARYSILDREFYIPAPDKLAAQSTQNNQGRGQVLEGAEAARVLDILRDDAMRAYDHYEDMLTPDEDAGKQGLARELARMNLPTNIYTQWYWKVDLHNLFHFLRLRADSHAQYEIRVYAETMCDIVRDWVPAAYSAFEDYRLGGVNLSGKAVELLKRRLAGEEITQETSGMSKGEWREFCEVWGD
- a CDS encoding VOC family protein produces the protein MKIEYLHTMVRVLDLEKSKAFYELLGLKERRRIENDKGRFTLVFMCPPEQDDGTADVELTWNWDGDSGLPSDSRHFGHLAYRVENIYEMCQHLMDNGVTINRPPRDGHMAFVRSPDNISIELLQMGEPLPIQEPWSSMENTGSW
- the pth gene encoding aminoacyl-tRNA hydrolase, with product MQLWVGLGNPGAKYANNRHNIGFMALDRIAEDHGFAPWRGKFQGQVSEGRFGSTRVVLLKPETFMNLSGQSVRAAADFYKVDVSDITVFHDELDLAPGKCRLKQGGGHAGHNGLRSIHQHMSPDYARVRLGIGHPGHKDRVAGYVLNDFPKAEQEMLDDLLRGISDGAPALAAGDGSKFLNAVSLRVAPPRSSTGTKAPAKADTPAPQDAPQPAPQKKEATETRSPFDKLKDHFRK